The genome window CGAGGGTCCAGCTGGACTGAGGAAATAAGAGGAGtcggggtggaggagggatgtttATCTGGCAAGAAGCATCAGGTAAGACTGCTTGTCTATTTATAGTAGAGGTTGCTTGACCTGATAGGGTAGGTGCTGTGATTGCTAATGATGTACCAGCCGAGATGGTTGTGCAGAGATTGCATGCTCGGCTGATAGGTATTGCTGGTGATTGAACGGCGtgctgattatatgcttaggttcctcccgaactttgttaataaaacatcatttcacgagttcgccCTCACAGATAAACAGCTCCGTTATAGGGATAGATTGGTAAAGCATGGGTATGCATGTTATGCGTATTGGCGTGTTGTGCAGGGAGTGGGCTCCGAGCTCACCAGATCTATCCGAACCCGGAGCACTCTACCCTGGTCGGGGCAAGTGCGCCGGGCTCGGAACCGGCTCGAGCCCAGAACACACCCCCCAAATGCTTATAAACTGAAACTCCGCCGAAGTACGCATACATCCCCCCCAAAACCATGCTTGGCGTTACGGAGGTGCAATCCGGAGGCAGGTAATTAGGAGAGGATGAGGGCCCCGCTGGGGCGGTTACTGCTGTGATGCATGCATCATGATGATtggtgtctgctgctgcagtgcACTAGTTGAAAGCACAGAGCGCTGCTATACTGGCTCTGTGATGATTGATGTCTGCCGATTCAGATTGCTGGATGGAATTTCTTGCCACTAAGGGGCATTCGCTGCTGCGGGACTGGCTTCATGACGGGTGGAGTCTGTGCTGCGTAGCACTGGTTGGAATCTCGAGCCCCTTCGGGGCAGTCGCTGCTGCGCTACTGACTTCATGGCTAGAGGTGTCTGCTATGTGAAAAATGATTTGGAGCGTGAGCCCCTTTTTcttcatgacgagatgtgactgcgcCGCAggtcacgagttggaagctcgggcccctgcAGGGGCGGTCGcagctgcgatactggcttcatgttGAGAGGTGCCTGTGCTGCGGAGCACGATTTgtaagcacgggcccctgcgggggcggtcgctgctgcggtACTGACTTGTGACGAGATGTAACTGCGCTGAAGAACtcgagttggaagctcgggcccctgcggagcggtcgctgctgcgatactggtTTCATGTTGAGAGGTGCCTGCGCTGCAGGGCACAatttggaagctcgggcccctgcggggcggtcgctgctgcgatactggcttcatgacgagatgtgactgcgctgcagatcacgagttggaagctcgggcccttgcAGGGCGGTCgcgctgcgatactggcttcatgacgagatgttaccgctgcagatcacgagttggaagctcgggcccttgcggggcggtcgcgctgcgacactggcttcatgacgagatgtgactgcgctgcggatcacgagttggaagctcgggcccttgcGGGGCGGTCGCGCTGCGATGCTTGCTTCATGATGAGATGTGgctgcgctgcagatcacgagttggaagctcgggcccttgcAGGGCGGTCGCGCTGCGAcactggcttcatgacgagatgtgactgcgctgcagatcacgagttggacgCTCGGGCCCTTGCGGGCGGTCGCGCTGCGCTACTGACTTCATGGCTAGAGGTGTCTGCTATGCGAAGCATGATTTGGAGCGTGGGCCCCTTTTCTcttcatgacgagatgtgactgcgcCGCATGTCgcgagttggaagctcgggatCCTGGCTTCACGTTGAGAGGTGCCTGCGCTGCAGAGCACGATttggaagcacgggcccctgcgggggcggtcgctgctgtaGTACTGCCTTCATGGTGAGAGGTGCCTGCGCTGCCGAGCATGAATTTGAAGCTCGGgtccctgcgggggcggtcaaTGCTGCGATACTTGCTTCATGACAAGATGTGACTGCGATACAggtcacgagttggaagctcgggcccctgcgggggcgctCACtactgcgatactggcttcatgatgagatgtgactgcgctgGAGACCACGAGTCggaagctcgggcccttgcGAGCGGTTGCGCTGCGATgctggcttcatgacgagatgtgactgcgctgcagatcacgagttggaagctcgggcccttgcggggcggtcgcgctgcgacactggcttcatgacgagatgtgactgcgctgcagatcacgagttggaagctcgggcccttgcGGGGCGGTCGCGCTGCTGGCTTCATGAAGAGGTGTGACTGCGCTGCAAATCatgagttggaagctcgggcccttgcggggcggtcgcgctgcgacgctggcttcatgaagagatgtgactgcgctgcagatcatgagttggaagctcgggcccttgcGGGGCGGTCGCGCTGCGACACTGGCTAcatgacgagatgtgactgcgctgcagatcatgagttggaagctcgggcccttgcggggcggtcgcgctgcgacgctggcttcatgaagagatgtgactgcgctgcagatcatgagttggaagctcgggcccttgcGGGGCGGTCACGCTGCGAcactggcttcatgacgagatgtgactgcgctgcagatcatgagttggaagctcgggcccttgcggggcggtcgcgctgcgacactggcttcatgacgagatgtgactgcgctgcagatcacggGCTGGAAGCCCGGGCCCTTGCGGGGTGGTCGCGCTGCGAcactggcttcatgacgagatgtgactgcgctgcagatcacgatttggaagctcgggcccttgtggggcggtcgcgctgcgacactggcttcatgacgagatgtgactgcgctgcagatcacgagttggaagctcgggcccttgcGGGGCGGTCGCGCTGCGATGCTGGCTTCATGAagagatgtgactgcgctgcagatcacgagttggaagctcgggcccttgcGGGGCGGTCGCGCTGCTGGCTTCATGAAGAggtgtgactgcgctgcagatcacaagtaggaagctcgggcccttgcGGGGTGATCGCGCTGCGACACTGGCTTCATGACGGGacgtgactgcgctgcagatcacgagttggaagctcgggcccttgcGGGGCGGTCGCGCTGCTGGCTTCATGAAGAggtgtgactgcgctgcagatcatgagttggaagctcgggcccttgcggggcggtcgcgctgcgacgctggcttcatgaagagatgtgactgcgctgcagatcacgagttggaagctcgggcccttgcggggcggtcgcgctgcgacactggcttcatgacgagacgtgactgcgctgcagatcacgagttggaagctcgggcccttgcGGGGCGGTCGCGCTGCGACACTGGCTTCGTGACGAGATGTGACTGCACTGCAGATCACGAGATGGAAGCTCGGGTCCTTGCGGGCGGTTGCTGATGAGATACTTGCGGGACGGTCGCTGCGATGAGGCTAATTTGAGATGATGAGACCAACGTTGTGACATGGAGGATCTGGTTGCCTCGTGAGAGATTCATGTGGCAGTGCTGACGTCCGAAATGAGTACCGGCTCAGCAGAGCTTCCAATGTGAGATATTCCCTGCGAAGGTGTTCCCGAATGATGAGTCTGGATGAACAAACTGTAGACTTTGAGCCAGTATGTAATGAGGTGTTACGTCCTTCTTGGGAGTTGTGTGTCAACGTGGCCGGGGTTGGACTGACAGCCAAGACTATCTGCCGATATGGGAAAGGAGGGTTTGATGGGCTTTCCTGATGAGCGACAAGTCTGTCCGAATGTAGGTTCTAAAAGCCTCCGATGACCACCGGCCTAGGGCTTGGATCTGTGGCTGAGATAGGCCCTTTTGGAGGGCTGTGGTGGCTGCGCCTATGCGGAAGGAGTGACCGGAAAAGTTTTCTGCTGGGATTCCTGATTGGAGCAGGACGGCTTTGAGGTGCTTCTGGAACCAGAATCGTGAAGCCGGGCGATTATGTTCGTCGATAAAGAGGGGATCCGATAAGGTTGCTGTCCGGGGTTGCCTGTAGCGAAGATAGGCTAGGAGGGTTCCATACGGCTGAATCGGTGACTGGAGGTTAAATACATATATGAAATGGCCTCTCCTGGTCTGGTCAGTCTTACTTTGCTTAATCGAGTAAGAAATTGTCTCTGAATCCAGCACTTGAAGGTCATACACTGTGGGGTGGACCGCGGGGTCAAATTTGGATGTGGTTGAGAACTCTGAGCATCGTAGAAAACCGAAGAACGCCAATGTGAACATGGCGTCGAGTGTGCGCGCAACATGCTTTGAGTGGTATCCTTTTCGGAGGGTGGAGATACATTTGGTGAGAATCTCCAGGGTGATGGGTCTCCTAACATCTTGACGGGCGGGTTGGGATCTTCGAATGCCCTGGATAACCATTGATGTTTGAGAGCTTGCTATGGCCGGCGACGTAGAGTTGAAAATCAGTTTGTGGAAGAACTGGAGTCCGCTTAGGTATCCTCTGATGGAGCTGGCCTGAAGGCTATTGGCAGTGTTGAGAAATGAGATGAAGGAGGTGATGGTGAGGAGTGAAAAATCCGGGAAGGAAATGCTGAAAGTCCTGTGAAATGATTTGAAGCTTCTCCACGCCGTAAGGTATGATTGCAGGGTCCTTGGGGAAACTGCCTGAGTGATGGAATTGAGAGAGGCATCGAGAAGGTTGTGCAGCGGGTGATTCACTGAAAGATCAACTCCGAATAAGGTGGAACAGGGGTAGACACGGGGTCCGCTTCGGGTGCTAGCAGCTTAAACTTCTGCCAAAATCTGCGCTCTGACTCCGCTGGAGACTTGTGGAGGTTCCCACGCAGCCGCATTAGGAGGCGCGGGCATCGCGATCGCTGTAGCCAGTGAGAATGCTGGGCGTGCCTGTTGAAGAGCGAGAGAGGAGGAAATGGCGGCCGCTTGCGCGTCGTGCGGAGGCATGCTCGCGCTTACGTTGGCAGTGGCGCCGAAGAAATGAGGTCCAGAGACCGGAACTCTTGACTCTAGCGGAGGCATCCTCATGCTAGAAACGGATTCCGGCGCCGCGGGCCAGGAGCCTGGGGCGGGAAAGGCGGATCTTACAGCGGCCGCTTGTGTGTCTAGCGGAAGCGGGGTCGCGCTAGCAGCGGCAGCTGCACCGAAGAATTGTGCTCCTGAGACCAGTGCTTGTGTCCCTAGTGTAGGCAGCCTCGCGCCAGAGAAGTGTTGTTGAGCTGGTGCTCCTGAAGTTTTTTGGCCGGCCTTGCCAGGGGGACCCACTGCATTTGCTGTGATGTCGTGCGCGTAGAGCTGAGATGCCTCTGCCTGCCGGAGGTGCTTAACCGGGATGTCCGCGGCGTCCAACGCGACAAGTGCGCTACCTGGATTAGCTGGATGACTGCTGCGGCGTCTCGAGTGATGGAGGCCATGCCGAGCCGCGGCGGAAGATTGCTCTTGCCTGGAATGGACGGGACCCCTAGCCGAGCCTGACTCATTGTTGGCAGCCATACGGTCCGACCTGCCATGCGGGGCGTCTGTCTGGGACGACACGTAGAGGGTGTAAAGCTCTAATTTTGACATCCGCCTGCTGAATGGGACTTCCGCGTTGGTGAGGGCCTTATGAAGACTCTGGACCGTCCATTTGCGGAATGTTGGTATCTTGGGGTTTGCAGAGGCGTAAGACCTCGCCAGTGAATGAGGTGGAGATCGCGCTGGTGGGAGAGATGCCGAACCCTTCCGCTTAGATGCGCGCCGCTCCGAGCGGCGTGGCTGGCGGCACCAATGCGAAGCTTGGGAATCATCCGTAGAATCTAACTCTGAACTGGAGAGCTGGGGTGCGCATAATGGCGCCGAAGGATCTGGAATAACCGATACACTGTGAACTACTGGAGTCTCAGACATCGTAAAGGAATTTGACGATGTTTATCTGGCAAGAAGCATCAGGTAAGACTGCTTGTCTATTTATAGTAGAGGTTGCTTGACCTGATAGGGTAGGTGCTGTGATTGCTAATGATGTACCAGCCGAGATGGTTGTGCAGAGATTGCATGCTCGGCTGATAGGTATTGCTGGTGATTGAACGGCGtgctgattatatgcttaggttcctcccgaactttgttaataaaacatcatttatacttttatttccactacatttcataaataattgtttgtgtttttcacatATTATTCTTTCAACACTTAACTACATAAAAAATCTAGTGCTTTCTTAATTTTACTCCTGcttttgaaagtgaaagtaaattTTAATGTACTAAGGTATaacgtaaatataaaaatggacacaaagttgtcctgaagttaacttccggtctgtggttggttataatataacaatgtatttgatattaatttatagtaataTTACCTATGATTCATATTCtattgtaaattaatttgattaaatttaaACTACCAAACATTGATTGATTCTTTGCACCGGTCTACCGGAAATTAAGTTTGGTCCACGTAAcgttatgttgttgctgctgaaacgtCTATATTATTTAGTAAATTTTTACCGAAGTAAAAACACTGATAAAATACAGATACTTGATAAAATACTTAAGTACTGTCCCCTGAGTCTGAACTGGACATTAAGTTCTGTGAAAAGACTCTACCAGGTCTCACCTCCCACTTTGTTTCTTCCAGTCTGGGACCCAGTTGAGTCTGCTCTCTCTCAAAAGATGCACATTTCTTCTCCAGTGACTCTCTTTCCTGCAACAGTTGGGAATAGTCCTCCTGCAGTTTCTTCTTCTCTTGCTGCAGCTGGAACACCTGCAGCTGAAGAACCTGCTGCGCCCGTTGGGCCTTCAACTGCACTTGCTTCATCTTTAATGCGCAACTCTGCCGGAGATCCTCCATTTCCTGCTCACAGCgcttctgtttctcttcataCACCTGTAGAAAAGAACATGACAGGATTCaagatttatattttgtctCGGTGATCTATTgtattagatcatccaaatagCACCAACAGTTTATAGAAAACTGTATGTTTAATTATCACCTGACAGATAGCTGCTTCATTCTCATCCAGGTTGTCCCTGAGTTGCTGTAGCTCCAAGTCTCGTTCCCTCAGTTTCTCCTCTAGTTCACGTATGACCCCTTCATATCCTTCCCCCGGAGCCGGGGACCTTCCACACGATCCACTGTCTGACAAGGGTTGGCCTCTGCCACTTAAAGACCCTGTGCTCTTACTTGATGACGATCGGCCGCTGTCTGAATTAGAGTGTCCGTGGCCACCGCCGGGGCGTGTTTCCATATTCCCATTGGGTACCTCACTCTGTGCAAGGCTGTACCCCGTGCTGCTGTAGGTGGGCAGGCTGGAGAGCGAATTGCGTCCCGAGTCTGACATGGTACAGGATTGGCTACTCCTTGCGTTGCGTCCAGCGCTGTAAGAGTTCCGCTTCTCGGCACAAGGCAACCCTGCTCCAGCACCAGGAAGTAAGATGTTGAGACTGCCCTGGCTTTCAGACATATTGCCCCCTGGACGAGGTGACAGGTACTGCACGGAATTACGATTCTTGGGGACCACAGGCTTAAAGGCAGTGGGACGGATCAATATCTTCTCCATACTCTGTGATGAAAAACAGGACTTTGTGATAACACACTGACTACCTTAATGctcaaaacaaaatcacaatggaatcatctacatttacatttacatttacatttagacatttagcagacgcttttatccaaagcgacttacaaagagtttaggagcaataagcaaaAGTTCATACAGGACTTCTACTCTTGTGGAGGACTCTTGCAGTACATAGTCATGGTATAGTTTGTGACTATAGATAAGATTAAAAGtgaccccaaaatgaaaattctttcatcatttggtcCCCTttagtcattccaaacctgtatgactcaaTGGGTGAAAAGCTAGTAGGcagagtgacaataaagggatagttcactcagggatagtggaacacaaaagcagatattttgagaaatgtctttgtggttttgtgtctggacagtggaagtcaatgtgtGCTAATGTtgatcggttaccaacattcttcaaaatatcttcttttgtattctactaaagaaagagtcatatacagctTTTAATGACATTAGGgagaataaaagataaaaaaaaagattgtgtgAAATATCCCTATATGGTCACTCTGCCTACTAGCTTTTCACCCATTGAGTAAGCAGTTTTTGAATGAGGCCTCATTTATTGTTAGAGACTGTAAATGAGATCTGTCATAGATTAGATGTATAAGGTGTGATGTCATAAATAAAATTGATGGATTGCTTTATCTTTGAGCACAGAGATTAAAATTTCACACAATCAAtagaaaaacagcaaaacaaacatgcacctattgtcttttattaaaggaatagtacactccaaataagaaaaacattcaaGGCACACCCAGACTCACCTTTTCCAGCCTGCCTGAAACTGGAACGAGCTTTGGAGGAGGACCACCAATGTTCCCATTCATGCCCCTGTTATCAGGAGGCTCTTCGGTATCGCTGCACGGACTGCAAGCGGACACGTGATTATCATTCCAGTCACCCACCGACTCATCGTTCAGATAGCCGTAGTTACCATTGCCAGCAGAGATGAGTGCAGACGATTTAGTTTTAGTGGGTAAAAGAGGCTGGTTGTTGAGGAGCTGCTCCTGCGAGCTGGCGCTGCGGAGCGTTCCATCTTGCTGTCTGAAACAGCTGGTGGCTGGTGTGGGTTTTCTATACTTAGCACCATAGTCGCTGACAGCTCGGCAATGGCGCTCCTGGTAGGTGCGTCCAGAAATGAGGCTGCTGACGGAACCCATGGTTCCTGCCACAGCCACAGGGGGGGAATGAGACACTGAGTAGCACTGCTGGACGTCAGCGCTGGTTTCAGTGGGCACAGGCCGAGCTTGAACTAGAGCCATGGCGAACACTCGCCCAGGACATATAATCTGTAGAGAGATACAAGAAGAAGAGATTGAGTTTGTACATAGATCACAGAGGGTTGATTTCTACGTTCCtttagctcagttggtagataATAACTAATGAAACGCCCAATTAAAAAGAGATCGGCAAGCATTAGCCATGAGTTATGTGTTTACGAGGTAGCATTTCATCTGCTATATATTTAGCTTGCTTCTGTGTGCTAAGAGAAGTCTCACCATGTGGAATAATCTGCAAAAAGTCTGCCAGTCCAATCAATTCCAAACACATCAAGTGCACTTCATAGCACACTCCCAAAGCACTTCAAAGTGCATTCCTTACTGccacacacaaaagaaacacacagatctGAGTTTCAGGAGAGATCAAGCTGCCCTGACTGCAGCGGCATCCCAATGACCCCTACCAGAACGACAGAAAGAAAAACGATAAGGTTACTCACGTAACGTCGGTTCCCTGAGATAACGGGAACAAGCATAGCGTTTAGCAAATGAGAATGGGACTCAGGCTGCTGTCTTTCTTTGGGATGAGGAAATGGTGGCTGTAAAACCCTGACTCGCTATGAGCCGTGGGAACTTTCTCCACAGCGCCTTTCTATAGAAGGGCTTGTTCTTCTGTTCTGAGGTTGTGTGTGCGACTGTCGGAAATCGAAGACTGTTATATGCCCCCGAACCGGGGAGGCCTGTGAGCGAACTGAAGCGGGTGGCCATTTATCACCTAGTTTATGATCCATTCTAAAAATGCCATATGGGTTTCGCTCTAACAGCGATAGTGGGTTGCGAGCGCGTAGCGTGCCCATAACCTACAGCTTTTGTATCATGTCTAGCGCCTTGATAAAAACAGAGGACCGGCACAGGGTCAAGCATCAGCCGGGGACCTCTTACCCTGGGAAGACTGGCACACTTTGCCGGACCGGAGCGCTTCAGATCAGGTTCCACTCTCGGCTGCTGCTGGGGCTGTGGTGGTTTGGGATGTTGTTGCTGTGGCGGCGGTTTTGAACGGGTGGTATCAGCAGAAGGACCCACCCTCTTCGGAAGGCCGAACAAACCAGCCGGGGATACGGGAGCATCAAGGAAGTCCACACAGTTGGCGTCCTTGATGTCCGTCAGATTTAACCACAAGCGGCGTTCCACACCACCATGTCCATGGCTTGTCCGACTGCTTTGTCAGCCTCTTTGTCCGAAGCGGCTCAATCGTCACACTACCAGGCAGGGAAAGAACTTTATCTGAACTTGTCTGCAATCGCTGCTGCCCAAAAAAGGAAGGGCCCAAATGCCATTGAtctatgatttttttcacagaCATTAACAAATATGTTTCAGTATCAGATAAAACAGGAGTTTTCCCAAAGCGTTTTGCTCAACGTAATGCAAAGTGAACCGTATCGAAAGGGAACAAGTGTATCAACATCAGTTTgtctcaaactttttctaagAAATTCCCTTTTTCTTCTCTCGTCCATGTTTTTCAGCAGCCCCCACATGCCATTTTAGCTGAGGTCAGAATTCTGAGGTTGAAGTGCCAGACATCAGCATGGGAGGACATTGTTTCTGTAACCATCACACTGTCCTTCTGCTGACTGTGTTTTCTTATGTTATGCAGATTTTATTGGTGATGTTCTACTGGTCTTGATGAAAATTGTTCTCTTATATATTGTCGTTCCAGTACTCGTTTCTAAATGATCACCATAAAACACAACTATGACGCTTCACCCAACAATTCATCTTGCATCCGAAATCGGCTACTTCCATAGAATCATACAATATAGCAGCAAAAATAAGTTGAGTCAcaaatagtatgtccgaaacatCAGCAGGTGAGAAATACCCAGATGGTCTACTGTTTCCGCCGAGATTTGTGAGTGTGCATTGGATGGACAACGGACACATTTCAAAAgataatcaaacaaaaatagCAGAAAACCTTAAGCCGGATGTCCATTTTCAAATATAAGtaccaataaatgaatttctcatGACTAAATTATGTTATCAATGCGTACGTAAAGATTGTCATAGCATACGGGTCATTTGACgaaaaaacacctgaaggatATTTTTCCAGTGGAAGGAAGGCTTTAAATTACATTGTTACATATTTTTCagctttaatatttgtattgtgtggTAATCgtttaataaaagcaataaggtAGTTTAGGCTATAGTGGTTTATCGTTAATAAGTCACGGCTAAAGGGTGTTGTTAGGCACGATGCGTCACAGCACAGCCTCTACGATATGTTGTTATCTAATGTACTCATGCTACAAATGGTGAAGGGCCAGGGATCTGTACACCTTTAGTACAAGTATAACTGTTTGAGAACAATCATTTCATTCAGCATCCTTAAACATATAgtatacacaaacataatatGAAAGTCTTTAATGATTCCAGGATTAGCACActataagtaaaaaataaataaatgttgaacaaAATAAGTCCATGTGAAGAGTGTTATGACAATGGCGATCTTCCTTCCTGAGCTAGAAATGTGGATATTACAGTAATATTACCAGCGGAATATTTGGATGGGAGAGTGAAGTGAACGAGATGAAACACTTTTgagtttgagagagagaagtgagggGAATAGCGTGACTCGTTCACAGTAACAGTTTCCAGGGCGGCTCTCTTCGAGTGCTTACGCACATGGTTCCACTAACGTGGCTATCAGGTATTTCTGCCTCACTGCTTCTTAAGAAGTATGTTCCTGTAGCTATTACAGCTCTCAAACTGCTCTGCGGTTGTGCCCCAAACCACAATAGTTAAGACCTTAATGCAAAAAACGGCAGCAAAAGGGTTAATAATGGAAATGGTGCATCTAAAATGTATTGGAAGCCatgatcattttacattttgaccaTACTGGATGCAGCACGACGCAACACGACAACCCATTAAGAGCAAACCGTTGTCGTATTGGACACGGTGTTAGACTCTGCACAAGCACAACATTGAATGTTCTCTCAAAGCTTGTGATAATATGATGAAAGACCCCCACACAGTGTCAGCCCCTATAAACCCTGTAAACTTCAAACCAGTCAGTCTGAGACGCCTCCCTGCTGAATGACCCTTGGAAGTTGCTCCTCTGTTTGCGCTCTTCACAGTTTGAAATCACAAAAGTCAATTTTCCAGTTACTTGCCTCCACCTTTCCAAAGGTTTTTACCAAGTCtcctacactgcaaaaaatgactttctcacttagtatttttgtcttgtcttGCAGTATAAACGGCTAAAatttcttgaatcaagatgcattgtCTTAATGACAGAATGaccaaagaaaataagtcttgtttttagaaaaaaaaatatgaaatttaagtgaatttgtgctttaaacaagcaaaacaaatctgccaataagataagaaaaataatcttgaatttactgactaagaaaaaggtaaaccttaattcaagattgtgtttcttaccccattggcagatttacttgttttaagcacaaattttCACTAAAAagaagacttattttcttaggtcctcaagaaaatgcattttgattATTTTCGGATAATACATTTCAATACATAGAAAAGCGATAATTCAACTAAATGTTACTTTCAGAGTGATGCAGTTTTGCATTATTAAAGCATACTCcgccccaaaatgaaaattctgccatgaaATACTCACCCTAAATTTATACGATAACCCTAAGACCTCCGTtcatcttcggaacacaaattaagatagtCTTAATGAGGTCCTGAGGGGAGCTTTCTGAATCCCCCCATGGACTGCAACGCAAGTGGTTCCGAGCTTAAAGTGATGAGGAAACTTTTTGTGcgcaaacaagaaaataaagaacatgTTCCTGATTTCCGCATCAGTCTACATAGTTTATGTGGTAGAACAAATATGGTACTGCCAAGTAAATGTAGAAGCCTGATAAAACAATCTGACTGAtttagagggttttgcatcAGAACTCTTCATATGCATTTGAACATATGTCATGCTTTATCATCCTACGACTGAATGCCCAAACAAACATGTCTCTTTGATGTCCTCTCTGTTTAGACAGTGAGAGAATAGTGTGGCTGCTGCTCCAGGTGTTTCCAATCAAATTTCACTGTAAATTTGGGCTGAAATCTCGCGATGACAAGTCTTAAATAGATCAGCTGCAGCCGGAAAGGATTAGCGGCGGGGTGTGAATCTCTTTGGGATCGTGGAGCTTCTCTGCGGAGTCTGGATCAGAAGAGGGTGAAAATGCCAGCATTGAGCCTGGAACCCAGCAGAGCTCTAAATCTCTGAGCAGAAATCCCTAAACCCTTAATCACATTTGGTCTCTGTTTGGTTCAAGTGTAGTTGCAGGGCAGGATATTTGATGTGTGCTCAGATCCTGATCAAAGCCTCTTCCCATGGAGACGTTAGACATGACATTGGGGCATCCAACACCGAAGCCTTTGTTCTGATAACGGCAGGATTTTCCTTAGCCGTGCATAGAGGTTTGTTTTTACTTGATCGCGTTATTCATTATTCTTGACTGATATTTTTTTAGGTCAAAACGAGTCACCTTTTGACGTCTCAGACAAAATGTAATCACAAAACCCTTACAGGCACACATACACTGAAACGAATGAAACTGGAGAGCGGAGGAGGCAGCAAAACGGAAATGCTGACCTCATCGAGCACCTCATCTGATTGTTGGAAATGAAACCACACATCCTCattaacactgtgtgtgtgttccctaAAATAGAGTGGACGAAAGTACATGCTTGGCTAAATTTGCCATctaaacaaatgagacaattcaCAAGAATGACTCATT of Triplophysa dalaica isolate WHDGS20190420 chromosome 11, ASM1584641v1, whole genome shotgun sequence contains these proteins:
- the lzts2a gene encoding leucine zipper putative tumor suppressor 2a: MALVQARPVPTETSADVQQCYSVSHSPPVAVAGTMGSVSSLISGRTYQERHCRAVSDYGAKYRKPTPATSCFRQQDGTLRSASSQEQLLNNQPLLPTKTKSSALISAGNGNYGYLNDESVGDWNDNHVSACSPCSDTEEPPDNRGMNGNIGGPPPKLVPVSGRLEKSMEKILIRPTAFKPVVPKNRNSVQYLSPRPGGNMSESQGSLNILLPGAGAGLPCAEKRNSYSAGRNARSSQSCTMSDSGRNSLSSLPTYSSTGYSLAQSEVPNGNMETRPGGGHGHSNSDSGRSSSSKSTGSLSGRGQPLSDSGSCGRSPAPGEGYEGVIRELEEKLRERDLELQQLRDNLDENEAAICQVYEEKQKRCEQEMEDLRQSCALKMKQVQLKAQRAQQVLQLQVFQLQQEKKKLQEDYSQLLQERESLEKKCASFEREQTQLGPRLEETKWEVCQKSGEISLLKQQLKDVQADLGQKSSEIVALKAQLRDARSERQASHARSQEASATARTRMLELEVCENELQRRKSEAELLREKMGRLEEESLRLKEALAMPTTQPSKSQCMSLPLPQSRVGILHGLSPAFRDNGSEELRLAYESDEAKVQRQSVDVLHGLCQQVERLRAELMYERRRSEDQLEAFEDERRVWQEEKDKVIRYQKQLQQNYIQMYRRNRDLERVMRELSLELENRDMEEFDMRSNEIHFEEITATEI